One stretch of Spiroplasma mirum ATCC 29335 DNA includes these proteins:
- a CDS encoding alpha/beta fold hydrolase gives MEKVKEFELKLRDGKDLHMYEWLNVEKPKGILQLVHEHVNMLCLRYQDFANFLNKNGYLVIANNHRGHGKTVKNKEDFGYFADENGWQILVDDLYEVNKYIQENYPRLPIVMFGHSMGFFSSALCNWTRVIR, from the coding sequence ATGGAAAAAGTAAAAGAATTTGAATTAAAACTACGAGATGGTAAAGATTTACATATGTATGAATGACTAAATGTCGAAAAGCCAAAAGGAATTTTACAATTAGTACATGAGCATGTGAACATGCTTTGCTTGCGTTACCAAGATTTTGCTAATTTTTTAAATAAAAATGGTTATCTAGTAATTGCTAATAATCATCGTGGCCATGGGAAAACTGTTAAAAATAAAGAAGATTTTGGTTATTTTGCCGATGAAAATGGATGGCAAATTTTAGTGGATGATTTATATGAAGTAAATAAATATATTCAAGAGAATTATCCACGTTTACCAATTGTGATGTTTGGACATAGTATGGGTTTTTTTAGCTCGGCATTATGCAATTGAACACGGGTGATACGTTAA
- a CDS encoding 5-formyltetrahydrofolate cyclo-ligase has product MVKSKDEIRHEKLFYCQALDKKYYQKSNRIIRKKLLKLPTLKLAKTIGIYYSINKEVDTLKIINYLLKHKYTVVLPRTVRTALQFHQINNLQTDLTYNAKYKLYEPDINLPIYPPQTIDVMIIPLLSYDLDHYRLGYGKGFYDGYLKEFSGTKIGLGYHFQFIEKLPCEPHDIPLDIIVTN; this is encoded by the coding sequence ATGGTGAAATCAAAAGATGAAATTCGACACGAAAAATTATTTTATTGTCAGGCCCTAGATAAGAAGTACTATCAAAAAAGTAACCGGATCATTCGGAAAAAACTATTAAAGTTACCCACTTTAAAATTGGCAAAAACCATTGGGATTTATTATTCAATTAATAAAGAAGTTGATACGTTAAAAATTATTAACTATTTATTAAAACATAAATATACTGTTGTTTTGCCAAGAACAGTCAGAACTGCTTTACAATTTCACCAAATTAATAATTTACAAACTGATTTAACATACAATGCAAAGTATAAACTATATGAACCGGATATTAATTTGCCAATCTATCCTCCCCAAACTATTGATGTAATGATTATTCCCTTATTATCCTATGATCTTGACCATTATCGTTTAGGATATGGAAAAGGTTTTTATGATGGTTATTTAAAAGAGTTTAGCGGAACTAAGATCGGTTTAGGTTATCATTTTCAATTTATTGAAAAATTACCTTGTGAACCTCATGATATTCCCCTTGATATAATTGTTACTAATTAG
- the sufB gene encoding Fe-S cluster assembly protein SufB, translating to MSKLKQEKEIKELSTYKYGFSDGDISYFHTDQGINEEVIRKISSYKNEPTWMLEYRLKSYHNFIKINNPKWGPDLSFINFDEYIYYSKSTDKIAKTWDDVPEKIKNTFDRLGIPEAEKEFLAGVKAQYDSEPVYGSMLKEVAEKGVIFLDCDAALKEQPELFKKYFGTLVPNSDNKYAALNAAVWSGGSFIYVPKGVKLDKPLQAYFRINYQNSGQFERTLIIVDDDAELHYIEGCTAPIYSENSLHAAVVEIFVGKNAKMRYTTIQNWSDNVLNLVTKRAIVEENGQMEWIDGNIGSKINMKYPSCILKGRNAKGQCISIAVAKEGVIQDAGAKMIHLGKNTSSKIISKSMTFNGGSANYRGLVQIGPNAQYSKARVECDTLILDGKSHSDTIPQNKVFNNESQIEHEATVSKVSEEQLFYLMSRGLSEQQALEMIVMGFLEPFTKEIPMEYAIELNQLIKMDMEGSVG from the coding sequence ATGTCGAAGTTAAAACAAGAAAAAGAAATTAAAGAGCTTTCGACATATAAATATGGTTTTAGTGATGGTGATATTTCTTATTTCCATACTGACCAGGGAATTAATGAAGAAGTAATTCGAAAAATTTCAAGTTATAAAAATGAACCAACATGAATGTTAGAATATCGTTTAAAGTCATACCATAATTTTATAAAAATTAATAATCCCAAATGGGGCCCTGATTTATCTTTTATTAATTTTGATGAATATATTTATTATTCAAAATCAACTGATAAAATTGCTAAAACTTGGGATGATGTTCCCGAAAAAATTAAAAATACTTTTGACCGCTTGGGAATCCCAGAAGCTGAAAAAGAATTTTTAGCAGGAGTCAAAGCCCAATATGATAGTGAACCAGTTTATGGCAGTATGTTAAAAGAAGTTGCCGAAAAGGGAGTTATTTTTTTAGACTGTGATGCTGCGTTAAAAGAACAACCAGAATTATTTAAAAAATATTTTGGTACTTTAGTTCCGAATAGTGATAATAAATATGCGGCTCTAAATGCGGCAGTATGGTCAGGAGGTTCATTCATTTATGTTCCCAAGGGTGTTAAATTAGATAAACCGCTCCAAGCATATTTCCGGATTAATTATCAAAATAGTGGACAATTTGAACGAACTTTAATAATTGTTGATGATGATGCAGAACTACATTATATTGAAGGATGTACTGCTCCAATTTATTCGGAAAACTCATTGCATGCGGCAGTAGTTGAAATTTTTGTTGGGAAAAACGCCAAAATGCGTTATACTACAATTCAAAATTGAAGTGATAATGTTTTGAATCTAGTAACTAAAAGAGCAATTGTTGAAGAAAATGGTCAAATGGAATGAATTGATGGAAATATTGGTTCAAAAATCAATATGAAATATCCTAGTTGTATTTTAAAAGGCCGAAATGCAAAGGGACAATGTATCTCAATTGCGGTTGCCAAAGAAGGTGTTATTCAAGATGCCGGAGCAAAAATGATTCACTTAGGAAAAAATACTTCTTCTAAAATTATTTCAAAATCAATGACCTTTAATGGTGGTTCAGCAAATTACCGGGGACTAGTCCAAATTGGTCCCAATGCCCAATATTCAAAAGCTCGTGTTGAATGTGACACCTTAATTTTAGATGGCAAGTCGCATTCCGATACAATTCCCCAAAATAAAGTTTTTAACAATGAATCACAGATTGAACATGAAGCAACTGTCAGCAAAGTTTCTGAAGAACAGTTATTTTATTTAATGAGTCGGGGTTTAAGTGAGCAGCAAGCATTAGAAATGATTGTAATGGGTTTTTTAGAACCGTTTACCAAAGAAATTCCAATGGAGTATGCGATTGAATTAAACCAATTAATTAAAATGGATATGGAAGGTAGTGTTGGTTAA
- the sufU gene encoding Fe-S cluster assembly sulfur transfer protein SufU, translated as MENKDPIFLRQIIMEHYANPTQKGLLKNPTSLYIHQASDSCIDDIHLELEIANNKITSAKFDGIGCAISTAVTDIMAVEIIDKPVAMAIKIIDNYLNMLFERKYDETMLNELIAFINVPKQPNRIKCASIGINGFLKLLQEHEKTQK; from the coding sequence ATGGAAAATAAAGATCCGATATTTTTACGGCAAATAATTATGGAACACTATGCAAACCCTACCCAAAAAGGTCTTTTAAAAAATCCAACTAGTCTTTATATCCATCAAGCTTCGGATTCTTGCATTGATGATATACACCTTGAACTGGAAATTGCAAATAATAAAATTACAAGTGCAAAATTTGATGGAATTGGGTGCGCGATTTCAACCGCCGTAACAGATATTATGGCGGTTGAAATTATTGATAAACCAGTTGCAATGGCGATCAAAATTATTGATAATTATTTAAATATGTTATTTGAAAGAAAATATGATGAAACAATGTTAAATGAATTAATTGCTTTCATTAATGTTCCAAAACAACCAAACAGAATCAAATGTGCTAGTATTGGGATCAACGGTTTTTTAAAGTTATTACAAGAACATGAAAAAACACAGAAATAA
- a CDS encoding aminotransferase class V-fold PLP-dependent enzyme gives MVDEKNIKKLFPFFANNPDEIYFDSAATTLKPQVVIDGVVEYYSKYGTNPHNTDSDLAFQTYQKFNQVRKKVQKFINAKDSNEIVFTSGTTFALNQIAFGLEDTIQPGDEILITYQEHGSNILPWYRLAKNKVATVKFIPLKNHTPDLTALSKMINEKTKVIAFANISNILGYEIDVVAVRQKVRTLNPNIIIVVDCAQGILHTKTDVQKWDVDFICFSAHKMFGPTGVGVLWGKIDHLKALPPLMVGGDMNARISSDELSYLLKEVPFCFEGGTQNIAGIFGFEKAIDFINKIGLDNIIAYEQQLKQYAVEQFNLKLKDKIIIYNPDAETGLLVFNVKNKFAQDVATHLGTINHITVRSGEHCSKLINQVIGESSTVRVSFSIYNNKEEIDKLVLALVNEQDFLGRLV, from the coding sequence ATGGTTGATGAAAAGAATATTAAAAAGTTGTTTCCTTTTTTTGCAAATAATCCCGATGAGATTTACTTTGATTCTGCGGCAACCACTTTAAAACCACAGGTTGTAATTGATGGTGTTGTTGAATATTATAGTAAATATGGAACTAATCCCCATAACACTGATAGTGACTTAGCGTTCCAAACATACCAAAAATTCAACCAGGTCCGCAAGAAAGTGCAGAAATTTATTAATGCAAAGGATAGTAACGAAATTGTTTTTACATCCGGAACAACATTTGCATTAAATCAAATTGCTTTTGGACTTGAAGATACTATCCAGCCGGGAGATGAAATACTGATTACTTATCAAGAACATGGGTCTAACATTTTACCATGATATCGTCTTGCAAAAAATAAAGTAGCAACTGTTAAATTTATCCCGTTAAAAAATCATACTCCTGATTTGACAGCCCTAAGCAAAATGATTAATGAGAAAACAAAGGTGATTGCCTTTGCTAATATTTCTAATATTTTAGGTTATGAAATTGATGTTGTTGCCGTAAGGCAAAAAGTTCGAACTTTAAATCCTAATATTATAATAGTAGTTGATTGTGCCCAAGGAATTTTACATACTAAAACAGATGTCCAAAAATGGGATGTTGATTTTATTTGTTTTTCAGCGCATAAGATGTTTGGACCAACCGGGGTTGGAGTTTTATGAGGTAAAATTGACCATTTAAAAGCATTACCGCCCTTGATGGTTGGCGGAGATATGAATGCCCGCATTAGCAGTGATGAGTTATCATATCTTTTAAAAGAAGTTCCGTTTTGTTTTGAAGGGGGGACCCAGAATATTGCTGGTATTTTTGGGTTTGAGAAAGCAATCGATTTTATTAACAAAATTGGTTTAGATAATATCATTGCTTATGAACAGCAATTAAAACAATATGCCGTTGAACAATTTAATTTAAAATTAAAAGATAAGATAATTATTTATAATCCTGATGCGGAAACAGGTTTATTAGTATTTAATGTTAAAAATAAATTTGCCCAAGATGTTGCAACCCACTTAGGAACCATTAATCATATTACCGTGCGGAGCGGAGAACATTGTTCAAAATTAATTAATCAAGTTATTGGGGAAAGCAGTACAGTGCGAGTTAGTTTTTCAATATATAATAATAAAGAGGAAATTGATAAGTTAGTTCTAGCATTAGTTAATGAACAAGATTTTTTAGGAAGGTTGGTGTAA
- a CDS encoding SufD family Fe-S cluster assembly protein yields the protein MTSKKNEIIYAHHQAPQTFSEIKTYSIAKDASLQTVKCTSHIEKTMVKSESHQELRLLVFDKTSRAISDPILLIDENDIKASHANALGMLDPEQVFYLQARGLTVNQARKLICMGYFKHVIEAIDDEKIQTEIINEIDREIGE from the coding sequence GTGACAAGCAAAAAAAATGAAATTATTTATGCGCATCATCAAGCACCCCAAACGTTTAGTGAAATCAAAACTTATTCAATTGCTAAAGATGCATCATTACAAACAGTTAAGTGTACTAGTCACATTGAAAAAACTATGGTTAAATCAGAATCTCATCAAGAATTGCGCTTATTAGTTTTTGATAAAACTTCGCGGGCAATTTCAGATCCGATTTTACTAATTGATGAAAATGATATTAAAGCTAGTCATGCTAATGCATTAGGGATGCTAGACCCTGAACAAGTATTTTATTTGCAAGCTCGTGGTCTAACAGTTAACCAAGCGCGCAAATTAATTTGTATGGGATATTTTAAACATGTAATTGAAGCAATTGATGATGAAAAAATTCAAACTGAAATTATTAACGAAATTGATCGCGAAATTGGAGAGTAA
- the sufC gene encoding Fe-S cluster assembly ATPase SufC, with amino-acid sequence MQQIEIKNLHVSADGDMILKGLDLVIKQNEIHALMGPNGNGKSTLLSTIMGHPNYKVEQGDILFDGESILNKTVDERSKLGIFFAMQSPVEIPGVLNLDFLKTIINAHRKTPIKLADLYKTINENTKNLKIEESMIQRYLNSGFSGGEKKKNEILQLNVLNPSFVLIDEIDSGLDVDALNVVSGELNKRIGKDFVALIVSHYDRFFNLVKPTHAHVIIKGKIVKSGDYQLVEKINQEGYEWLMRELKINDVKNKDQKQINAAVGCAAKNAK; translated from the coding sequence ATGCAGCAAATTGAAATTAAAAATTTACATGTTTCAGCTGATGGTGATATGATTTTAAAAGGTTTGGACTTAGTTATTAAGCAAAACGAAATTCATGCTTTAATGGGACCAAATGGTAATGGAAAATCAACTTTATTATCAACTATTATGGGTCATCCCAATTATAAGGTTGAACAAGGTGACATTTTATTTGATGGTGAATCTATTTTGAACAAAACAGTTGATGAAAGAAGTAAATTAGGCATCTTTTTTGCCATGCAATCACCAGTTGAAATCCCTGGTGTTTTAAACTTAGATTTTTTAAAAACAATTATTAATGCTCATCGCAAAACCCCAATTAAATTAGCAGATTTATATAAAACAATTAATGAAAATACTAAAAATTTAAAAATTGAAGAATCAATGATTCAAAGATATTTAAATAGTGGTTTTTCTGGGGGAGAAAAAAAGAAAAACGAGATTTTACAATTAAATGTTTTAAATCCTAGTTTTGTTTTAATTGATGAAATTGATTCTGGATTAGATGTGGATGCTTTAAATGTTGTTAGTGGGGAGCTAAATAAAAGAATTGGGAAAGATTTTGTGGCCTTAATTGTTTCTCATTATGATCGTTTTTTCAACTTGGTAAAACCAACGCATGCTCATGTAATTATTAAGGGAAAAATTGTTAAAAGTGGTGATTATCAATTAGTTGAAAAAATTAACCAGGAGGGTTATGAATGATTAATGCGCGAATTAAAGATTAATGATGTTAAAAATAAAGATCAAAAACAAATAAACGCAGCGGTTGGTTGTGCCGCTAAAAATGCAAAATAA
- a CDS encoding Vmc-like lipoprotein signal peptide domain-containing protein — MKKLLSLLASFVITGVPVGTLAACSNKDNTKDQHKNSAGNSVWAWLPGIGGGKSVTSADVWNELKDPFTNTGGNKWSNDPNEWDGITRIKMAVQLMQILSVSILANSSKLVDSAQSEKMPDVADYQDLQVILSQQWKLLVSNSNQQVENKKQSFKNDYQKKWEDEYHKWLDKNYPDITGASGSKKYEIEENNYKAAIMATGADNGTSATTMLTNVLLNNNMRSYQSSSNQILTNYLYDFYDFTVVKKKSADDWNKDNINARRDLALAFQWNYQTNAWIFTYPNFDISATLKKIATDLKTKSPAQYLQEHPMVDAPVFDGTTNDKLGSLMLNSNIYQAGELSLFQKYSLERWFTNQKPLAISQVTYAFKDAANAFKDGITSDDFDKGVLANITTDLGKLSGSSPKDWETFYRNNNGTAASSKSLLTLNNSDDTFKSNVVKANIYRNVGNTKYDTIPADADAAIKTLSRNSSDSSSHMSQVWKIGKVSDGSQLKDDSVIAFIDTDGLHIVHIDGGQYLDPAKTDNYNNYSNSWQFDSLSYAHNTFEAASHNKTDDVSVNSKMNKQFQNAKYLQYLVNQSNANTITGSRTTFNILDEVKKYAKLDSSTDGTTSNLWWFWIFDFFNNVEKNIVKIATPDDWYKRFLTFKTQSGSEADTTWFTNVINSAASNLTGSAIGTFISKVQTENTTIQGYAVGWPDLTFDVSAILTNITTTNGKFWTIAEY, encoded by the coding sequence ATGAAGAAACTTTTGTCATTACTAGCTAGTTTCGTAATTACTGGGGTCCCAGTTGGAACGTTAGCAGCATGTAGTAATAAAGACAATACAAAGGATCAACATAAAAACAGTGCGGGGAATAGTGTTTGAGCATGGTTACCCGGAATTGGGGGAGGAAAAAGTGTTACTTCCGCTGATGTTTGAAATGAACTAAAAGATCCGTTTACCAATACTGGGGGAAATAAATGAAGTAATGACCCTAATGAATGGGATGGAATAACTAGAATTAAAATGGCCGTACAATTAATGCAAATTCTAAGTGTTTCAATCTTAGCTAATAGTAGTAAATTAGTTGATAGTGCGCAGAGTGAAAAAATGCCCGATGTTGCTGATTACCAAGATTTACAAGTAATTTTAAGTCAACAATGAAAATTATTAGTTTCTAACAGCAATCAACAAGTTGAAAATAAAAAACAATCATTTAAAAACGACTACCAAAAAAAATGAGAAGACGAGTATCATAAATGGTTAGATAAAAACTATCCTGATATTACTGGTGCTTCTGGTTCAAAGAAATATGAAATTGAAGAAAACAATTATAAAGCAGCAATTATGGCAACCGGGGCTGATAACGGCACAAGTGCTACCACAATGTTAACTAACGTATTATTAAACAATAATATGCGTAGTTACCAATCAAGTAGTAACCAAATATTAACTAATTATTTATATGATTTTTATGATTTTACTGTAGTCAAAAAAAAATCGGCTGATGATTGAAATAAAGATAATATTAATGCGCGTCGTGATTTAGCATTGGCATTCCAATGAAATTATCAAACCAATGCCTGAATTTTTACTTACCCAAATTTTGATATTTCAGCAACCCTAAAAAAAATTGCCACCGATTTGAAAACAAAATCTCCCGCGCAATATCTTCAAGAACATCCAATGGTAGACGCCCCTGTTTTTGACGGAACAACTAATGATAAGTTAGGTTCTTTAATGTTAAACTCAAACATTTACCAAGCTGGAGAATTATCATTATTCCAAAAATATTCTTTAGAACGTTGATTTACTAATCAAAAACCATTAGCAATTTCTCAAGTTACTTATGCCTTTAAAGACGCGGCCAATGCATTTAAAGATGGAATTACTAGTGATGATTTTGATAAAGGTGTTTTAGCAAACATTACTACCGATCTTGGCAAATTATCTGGAAGTTCTCCCAAAGATTGAGAAACTTTCTATCGTAATAATAATGGAACTGCTGCTAGTTCAAAAAGTTTATTAACACTAAATAATAGTGATGATACTTTTAAATCAAATGTTGTGAAAGCGAATATTTACAGAAATGTTGGTAATACTAAATATGATACTATTCCAGCAGATGCTGATGCCGCAATTAAAACATTAAGTCGTAATTCTAGTGATAGTTCATCCCATATGAGCCAAGTTTGAAAAATTGGTAAAGTTAGTGATGGTTCGCAACTAAAAGATGATTCAGTAATTGCGTTTATTGATACTGATGGATTGCATATTGTTCACATTGATGGTGGTCAGTACTTAGATCCGGCAAAAACAGATAATTACAATAACTATAGTAATAGCTGACAATTTGACTCATTAAGTTATGCCCACAATACTTTTGAAGCAGCTAGTCATAACAAAACTGATGATGTTAGTGTTAATAGTAAAATGAACAAACAATTTCAAAATGCTAAATATTTACAATATTTAGTTAACCAAAGTAACGCTAATACCATTACTGGTAGTCGCACAACATTTAACATCTTAGATGAAGTTAAAAAATACGCCAAATTAGATTCTTCAACTGATGGGACAACAAGTAATTTATGATGATTCTGAATCTTTGATTTCTTTAATAACGTTGAAAAAAACATTGTTAAGATTGCTACCCCTGATGATTGGTACAAACGTTTCTTAACTTTTAAAACGCAATCAGGCAGTGAAGCAGATACCACATGGTTTACAAACGTTATTAATTCTGCGGCAAGTAATTTAACAGGATCAGCAATTGGAACCTTTATTTCAAAAGTTCAAACTGAAAATACTACAATTCAAGGATATGCAGTTGGTTGACCAGATTTAACATTTGATGTCAGTGCTATTTTAACTAACATTACAACAACAAATGGTAAATTCTGAACAATTGCTGAATACTAA
- a CDS encoding lipoprotein, translating to MKRLLSILGTISILASTSSAVVACKNDKFERFDTPAIADEIKNWIIAEINGNADYVQYSFNQIFNSADLKTLAIRLLDCNISKFYYSAEEATRARYTGVTIDTSQPDNIIARQIVNFVKQVALDKLYTEYLAGISNNSPLEYKMASQGYTPDYQTDNWFVLGVKSYFYDKAGSGQRDFSLADYAKSRAELEKNSGYKFKIDQKLYQSSYDDFNKLSEDAKKVALKVRFNDYYNHIEIPSVVDQILATTYLHQNQIRKYGSGNDSHLYINKNGALFNNIQSWEDNPSSRTTWKSYIKMVWEVKMSKTELEKKFPYSTIKTINDAANGTDKKTIIDLLQKDFAVNPTVPNTTNQIKDGIDPIFNIPGFKGFVGFKKSDNSIFTTINNADLYKNNLGNVLTAGIMRANNGPTNQVSTYEFVDANKRNASLVFVLPIYTIDLMNNMTLNYQDKPITDANKLEMKFYGSGGQPTDLNANWLVQGLSVKWLYNSDGYLGSYDNTGTPLYKPDGSPTSVNNYKGNILKWIEYTMAQNTDLQKSGKTRLYSLAFNNDPKNIYSQALYDAIGTYIISRD from the coding sequence ATGAAACGATTATTAAGTATCTTAGGAACAATTTCAATTTTAGCTTCAACCTCTTCAGCAGTTGTTGCTTGTAAAAATGATAAATTTGAACGTTTTGATACCCCAGCGATTGCCGATGAAATTAAAAATTGAATTATTGCCGAAATTAATGGTAATGCTGACTATGTTCAATATTCTTTCAACCAAATTTTTAACAGTGCTGACTTAAAAACATTAGCAATTCGTTTATTAGATTGTAATATTTCAAAATTCTATTACTCAGCAGAAGAAGCAACCCGTGCACGTTATACCGGGGTTACAATTGATACTTCTCAACCAGATAACATCATTGCCCGCCAAATTGTTAACTTTGTTAAACAAGTTGCTCTTGATAAACTATATACCGAATATTTAGCAGGTATTAGTAATAACTCACCATTAGAATATAAAATGGCTAGTCAAGGGTATACTCCTGATTACCAAACTGATAATTGATTTGTTTTAGGGGTTAAATCATACTTCTACGACAAAGCTGGTAGTGGTCAGCGTGATTTCTCACTTGCTGATTATGCTAAATCACGAGCTGAGTTAGAAAAAAATTCTGGTTATAAATTTAAGATTGATCAAAAATTATACCAGTCTAGTTATGATGATTTTAATAAATTGAGTGAAGATGCTAAAAAAGTAGCTTTAAAAGTGCGTTTTAATGACTATTATAACCATATTGAAATTCCCAGTGTTGTTGACCAAATTTTAGCAACTACCTATTTACACCAAAATCAAATTCGTAAATACGGATCCGGAAATGATTCGCATTTATACATTAATAAAAATGGAGCCCTATTCAATAATATCCAATCATGAGAAGATAATCCTTCTTCACGCACAACATGAAAATCATACATTAAAATGGTGTGAGAAGTTAAAATGTCAAAAACTGAATTAGAAAAAAAATTCCCTTATTCAACAATTAAAACTATTAATGACGCAGCAAATGGTACTGACAAAAAAACGATTATTGATTTATTACAAAAAGATTTTGCAGTTAATCCCACCGTTCCTAATACTACTAACCAAATTAAAGACGGTATTGACCCCATCTTTAATATTCCTGGTTTTAAGGGATTTGTTGGTTTCAAGAAAAGTGATAATTCAATTTTTACAACTATTAATAATGCTGACTTATATAAAAATAATTTAGGAAATGTGTTAACCGCTGGAATTATGCGGGCTAATAACGGGCCAACTAACCAAGTTTCAACTTATGAATTTGTTGATGCCAATAAACGTAATGCTTCATTAGTCTTTGTGTTACCAATTTATACGATTGATTTAATGAATAATATGACTTTAAATTATCAAGATAAACCAATTACTGATGCCAATAAATTAGAAATGAAATTTTACGGATCAGGGGGTCAACCAACCGACTTAAATGCTAATTGGTTAGTCCAAGGATTATCAGTTAAATGATTATATAATAGTGATGGTTACCTAGGTTCATATGATAACACAGGAACCCCATTATATAAACCCGATGGTTCTCCAACAAGTGTTAATAATTATAAAGGAAATATTCTAAAGTGAATTGAATATACCATGGCCCAAAATACTGATTTACAAAAATCAGGGAAAACAAGATTATATTCATTAGCCTTTAATAATGATCCTAAAAACATATATTCTCAAGCTTTATATGATGCGATTGGAACATACATTATTAGTCGTGATTAA
- a CDS encoding HIT family protein, translating to MLKKDCLFCQIINGEVPSSKVYENEYVYAFLDIFPNSDGHTLVIPKLHSDYFSDTEDLYLAEVAKASKLIANRIYDTLKPKGINYIINEKEEAFQQVFHYHMHVIPKYHRQEGYNFNINPNDDLTSLDEIKNKIAIK from the coding sequence ATGTTAAAAAAAGATTGTTTGTTCTGTCAAATTATTAACGGGGAGGTTCCTAGTAGTAAAGTTTATGAAAATGAATATGTTTACGCATTTTTAGACATTTTTCCAAATAGCGACGGACATACCTTGGTAATTCCCAAATTACATTCGGATTACTTTAGCGACACCGAAGATTTGTATTTAGCAGAAGTCGCCAAAGCTTCAAAATTAATTGCTAATCGCATTTATGACACTTTAAAGCCAAAAGGAATTAACTATATTATTAATGAAAAAGAAGAGGCTTTTCAACAAGTTTTCCATTATCATATGCATGTGATTCCCAAATATCATCGTCAGGAAGGATATAATTTTAATATTAATCCCAATGATGATTTAACTAGTTTAGATGAAATTAAAAATAAAATTGCCATCAAATAA